One Vespa velutina chromosome 9, iVesVel2.1, whole genome shotgun sequence DNA segment encodes these proteins:
- the LOC124951639 gene encoding calcium and integrin-binding protein 1-like: MGNFRSNHTLTSELIQEYVELSYLSKSEIYHIFNLLNDLTPGILHDNLHYRFTKKQIDEILPQVRHSPFRDSIYRIFSSEQDECLSFEDVLDLCSAFSENCPLNVRSAWAFLIFDFDGDDQLALADLIEAIQRLTGVNENEEIKNEMDREHAEKVARMMISEMDFSENGSISPQEFERLVARMPDFAHSFRFKF, from the exons ATGGGAAACTTTCGTTCTAATCATACTCTTACGAGCGAATTAATACAAGAATACGTCGAATTATCATATTTGAGCAAATCTGAAATATATCA CATTTTCAACCTACTTAATGATTTAACACCAGGAATCTTGCACGATAATTTACATTATCGCTTTACGAAGAAGCAAATAGATGAAATATTACCTCAAGTCCGT CATAGTCCTTTTCGCGATTCAATATACCGGATATTTTCTTCGGAACAAGACGAATGCTTAAGTTTCGAAGACGTTTTGGACCTTTGCTCCGCCTTTTCGGAAAATTGTCCTTTGAACGTTCGTTCAGCCTGGGCATTTCTAATATTCG ACTTCGACGGCGATGATCAGCTTGCATTAGCCGATTTAATTGAAGCTATTCAAAGATTGACTGGtgttaatgaaaatgaagaaatcaaGAATGAAATGGATCGTGAACATGCCGAAAAAGTGGCACGTATG atgATATCTGAAATGGATTTCTCTGAAAATGGAAGTATTTCGCCTCAAGAATTTGAACGACTCGTTGCGAGGATGCCGGACTTTGCTCACTCTTTTCGATTTAAGTTCTAA
- the LOC124951638 gene encoding E3 ubiquitin-protein ligase TRAIP-like isoform X5, translating to MPSDDVFYTPCGHIFHFTCLIQWLERSKSCPQCREKTNQNKIHRIYFNFSNNDTIVEDTSFLQDKVDKLTFQILLKDKDIKHYTEKNENLEKQNTGLRSEVKKAESEVREKETAIHALKEQIKYFRQQCTEVDIINQEVIRLRKRVEDLKNIQLLMDAPAEEVDDMVSKTNDSSTLITYISIMKRYIREMAKCVTKRREMRAKLQSIQQELTKVSMERNYLLEEQEKRKKLEEELITCENEKMVLQNKLQDIENNGYIKTHVSNIMKTKESYSNSIKISKEEVKHTDQMGVKNDTKSSLKRKTNFIMEDIKINSPNIPVQSKGILALKEQYTARQATRSTFSILTKKPRLSQNSVESVKNGSITYDGFGGHSKYDKFPSPIQSAKLKRTKECLSKPRKPKLDTGDNKKLSDLIIDIS from the exons ATGCCATCAGATGATGTGTTTTATACACCATGTGGTCACATTTTTCACTTTACATGTTTAATACAGTGGTTAGAAAG ATCAAAGTCATGTCCGCAGTGtcgagaaaaaacaaatcaaaataAGATACATAgaatctattttaatttctctaatAATGATACTATTGTAGAGGATACATCTTTCTTGCAAGATAAAGTTGACAAACTTACATTTCAAATTTTACTTAAAGACAAGGATATTAAGCATTATACtgagaaaaatgagaatttGGAGAAACAAAATACTGGGTTAAGAAGTGAAGTCAAAAAGGCCGAAAGTGAAGTACGTGAGAAAGAAACTGCCATTCATGcattaaaagaacaaataaagtACTTTAGACAACAATGTACAGAAGTGGATATTATTAATCAGGAAGTCATTAGGTTAAGGAAAAGAGTTgaagatttaaaaaa TATACAACTTTTAATGGATGCTCCTGCTGAGGAAGTAGACGATATGGTTTCTAAAACAAATGATTCTAGCACacttattacatatatatctataatgaaAAGGTATATCAg AGAAATGGCTAAATGTGTAACTAAACGAAGAGAGATGAGAGCTAAATTGCAAAGCATACAGCAGGAACTCACTAAAGTTTCGATGGAACGTAATTATCTACTTGAAGAGCAGGAAAAACGAAa AAAGTTGGAAGAAGAATTAATAACGtgtgagaatgaaaaaatggtATTACAAAATAAGCTCcaagatattgaaaataatggaTATATCAAAACACATGtatcaaatataatgaaaacaaaagagagctattcgaattctattaaaatatctaaagaAGAAGTTAAACATACTGATCAGATGGGTGTCAAGAATGATACAAAAAGCtctctgaaaagaaaaacaaatttcataaTGGAg gatatcaaaataaattcacCTAATATTCCAGTCCAATCAAAAGGTATTTTAGCTTTAAAGGAACAATATACTGCACGACAAGCTACCAGATCtacgttttctattttaacgaaaaaaccCAGACTTTCCCAAAATTCTGTT gAATCTGTAAAAAACGGTTCAATCACATATGATGGTTTTGGAGGTCACTCGAAGTATGATAAATTTCCTAGTCCTATTCAAAGTGCTAAattaaagagaacgaaagagtgTTTGTCTAAGCCAAGGAAACCTAAACTTGACACAGGAGACAATAAAAAACTTAGTGatttaattatagatatatcatgA
- the LOC124951638 gene encoding E3 ubiquitin-protein ligase TRAIP-like isoform X2, which yields MNIVCVICSDLLMPSDDVFYTPCGHIFHFTCLIQWLERSKSCPQCREKTNQNKIHRIYFNFSNNDTIVEDTSFLQDKVDKLTFQILLKDKDIKHYTEKNENLEKQNTGLRSEVKKAESEVREKETAIHALKEQIKYFRQQCTEVDIINQEVIRLRKRVEDLKNIQLLMDAPAEEVDDMVSKTNDSSTLITYISIMKRYIREMAKCVTKRREMRAKLQSIQQELTKVSMERNYLLEEQEKRKKLEEELITCENEKMVLQNKLQDIENNGYIKTHVSNIMKTKESYSNSIKISKEEVKHTDQMGVKNDTKSSLKRKTNFIMEDIKINSPNIPVQSKGILALKEQYTARQATRSTFSILTKKPRLSQNSVESVKNGSITYDGFGGHSKYDKFPSPIQSAKLKRTKECLSKPRKPKLDTGDNKKLSDLIIDIS from the exons atgaatattgttTGTGTTATATGCAGTGATTTATTAATGCCATCAGATGATGTGTTTTATACACCATGTGGTCACATTTTTCACTTTACATGTTTAATACAGTGGTTAGAAAG ATCAAAGTCATGTCCGCAGTGtcgagaaaaaacaaatcaaaataAGATACATAgaatctattttaatttctctaatAATGATACTATTGTAGAGGATACATCTTTCTTGCAAGATAAAGTTGACAAACTTACATTTCAAATTTTACTTAAAGACAAGGATATTAAGCATTATACtgagaaaaatgagaatttGGAGAAACAAAATACTGGGTTAAGAAGTGAAGTCAAAAAGGCCGAAAGTGAAGTACGTGAGAAAGAAACTGCCATTCATGcattaaaagaacaaataaagtACTTTAGACAACAATGTACAGAAGTGGATATTATTAATCAGGAAGTCATTAGGTTAAGGAAAAGAGTTgaagatttaaaaaa TATACAACTTTTAATGGATGCTCCTGCTGAGGAAGTAGACGATATGGTTTCTAAAACAAATGATTCTAGCACacttattacatatatatctataatgaaAAGGTATATCAg AGAAATGGCTAAATGTGTAACTAAACGAAGAGAGATGAGAGCTAAATTGCAAAGCATACAGCAGGAACTCACTAAAGTTTCGATGGAACGTAATTATCTACTTGAAGAGCAGGAAAAACGAAa AAAGTTGGAAGAAGAATTAATAACGtgtgagaatgaaaaaatggtATTACAAAATAAGCTCcaagatattgaaaataatggaTATATCAAAACACATGtatcaaatataatgaaaacaaaagagagctattcgaattctattaaaatatctaaagaAGAAGTTAAACATACTGATCAGATGGGTGTCAAGAATGATACAAAAAGCtctctgaaaagaaaaacaaatttcataaTGGAg gatatcaaaataaattcacCTAATATTCCAGTCCAATCAAAAGGTATTTTAGCTTTAAAGGAACAATATACTGCACGACAAGCTACCAGATCtacgttttctattttaacgaaaaaaccCAGACTTTCCCAAAATTCTGTT gAATCTGTAAAAAACGGTTCAATCACATATGATGGTTTTGGAGGTCACTCGAAGTATGATAAATTTCCTAGTCCTATTCAAAGTGCTAAattaaagagaacgaaagagtgTTTGTCTAAGCCAAGGAAACCTAAACTTGACACAGGAGACAATAAAAAACTTAGTGatttaattatagatatatcatgA
- the LOC124951638 gene encoding E3 ubiquitin-protein ligase TRAIP-like isoform X3: MNSYRSTLFTSDLLMPSDDVFYTPCGHIFHFTCLIQWLERSKSCPQCREKTNQNKIHRIYFNFSNNDTIVEDTSFLQDKVDKLTFQILLKDKDIKHYTEKNENLEKQNTGLRSEVKKAESEVREKETAIHALKEQIKYFRQQCTEVDIINQEVIRLRKRVEDLKNIQLLMDAPAEEVDDMVSKTNDSSTLITYISIMKREMAKCVTKRREMRAKLQSIQQELTKVSMERNYLLEEQEKRKKLEEELITCENEKMVLQNKLQDIENNGYIKTHVSNIMKTKESYSNSIKISKEEVKHTDQMGVKNDTKSSLKRKTNFIMEDIKINSPNIPVQSKGILALKEQYTARQATRSTFSILTKKPRLSQNSVESVKNGSITYDGFGGHSKYDKFPSPIQSAKLKRTKECLSKPRKPKLDTGDNKKLSDLIIDIS; encoded by the exons atgaattcgTATCGTTCTACATTATTTACAAG TGATTTATTAATGCCATCAGATGATGTGTTTTATACACCATGTGGTCACATTTTTCACTTTACATGTTTAATACAGTGGTTAGAAAG ATCAAAGTCATGTCCGCAGTGtcgagaaaaaacaaatcaaaataAGATACATAgaatctattttaatttctctaatAATGATACTATTGTAGAGGATACATCTTTCTTGCAAGATAAAGTTGACAAACTTACATTTCAAATTTTACTTAAAGACAAGGATATTAAGCATTATACtgagaaaaatgagaatttGGAGAAACAAAATACTGGGTTAAGAAGTGAAGTCAAAAAGGCCGAAAGTGAAGTACGTGAGAAAGAAACTGCCATTCATGcattaaaagaacaaataaagtACTTTAGACAACAATGTACAGAAGTGGATATTATTAATCAGGAAGTCATTAGGTTAAGGAAAAGAGTTgaagatttaaaaaa TATACAACTTTTAATGGATGCTCCTGCTGAGGAAGTAGACGATATGGTTTCTAAAACAAATGATTCTAGCACacttattacatatatatctataatgaaAAG AGAAATGGCTAAATGTGTAACTAAACGAAGAGAGATGAGAGCTAAATTGCAAAGCATACAGCAGGAACTCACTAAAGTTTCGATGGAACGTAATTATCTACTTGAAGAGCAGGAAAAACGAAa AAAGTTGGAAGAAGAATTAATAACGtgtgagaatgaaaaaatggtATTACAAAATAAGCTCcaagatattgaaaataatggaTATATCAAAACACATGtatcaaatataatgaaaacaaaagagagctattcgaattctattaaaatatctaaagaAGAAGTTAAACATACTGATCAGATGGGTGTCAAGAATGATACAAAAAGCtctctgaaaagaaaaacaaatttcataaTGGAg gatatcaaaataaattcacCTAATATTCCAGTCCAATCAAAAGGTATTTTAGCTTTAAAGGAACAATATACTGCACGACAAGCTACCAGATCtacgttttctattttaacgaaaaaaccCAGACTTTCCCAAAATTCTGTT gAATCTGTAAAAAACGGTTCAATCACATATGATGGTTTTGGAGGTCACTCGAAGTATGATAAATTTCCTAGTCCTATTCAAAGTGCTAAattaaagagaacgaaagagtgTTTGTCTAAGCCAAGGAAACCTAAACTTGACACAGGAGACAATAAAAAACTTAGTGatttaattatagatatatcatgA
- the LOC124951638 gene encoding E3 ubiquitin-protein ligase TRAIP-like isoform X1 codes for MNSYRSTLFTSDLLMPSDDVFYTPCGHIFHFTCLIQWLERSKSCPQCREKTNQNKIHRIYFNFSNNDTIVEDTSFLQDKVDKLTFQILLKDKDIKHYTEKNENLEKQNTGLRSEVKKAESEVREKETAIHALKEQIKYFRQQCTEVDIINQEVIRLRKRVEDLKNIQLLMDAPAEEVDDMVSKTNDSSTLITYISIMKRYIREMAKCVTKRREMRAKLQSIQQELTKVSMERNYLLEEQEKRKKLEEELITCENEKMVLQNKLQDIENNGYIKTHVSNIMKTKESYSNSIKISKEEVKHTDQMGVKNDTKSSLKRKTNFIMEDIKINSPNIPVQSKGILALKEQYTARQATRSTFSILTKKPRLSQNSVESVKNGSITYDGFGGHSKYDKFPSPIQSAKLKRTKECLSKPRKPKLDTGDNKKLSDLIIDIS; via the exons atgaattcgTATCGTTCTACATTATTTACAAG TGATTTATTAATGCCATCAGATGATGTGTTTTATACACCATGTGGTCACATTTTTCACTTTACATGTTTAATACAGTGGTTAGAAAG ATCAAAGTCATGTCCGCAGTGtcgagaaaaaacaaatcaaaataAGATACATAgaatctattttaatttctctaatAATGATACTATTGTAGAGGATACATCTTTCTTGCAAGATAAAGTTGACAAACTTACATTTCAAATTTTACTTAAAGACAAGGATATTAAGCATTATACtgagaaaaatgagaatttGGAGAAACAAAATACTGGGTTAAGAAGTGAAGTCAAAAAGGCCGAAAGTGAAGTACGTGAGAAAGAAACTGCCATTCATGcattaaaagaacaaataaagtACTTTAGACAACAATGTACAGAAGTGGATATTATTAATCAGGAAGTCATTAGGTTAAGGAAAAGAGTTgaagatttaaaaaa TATACAACTTTTAATGGATGCTCCTGCTGAGGAAGTAGACGATATGGTTTCTAAAACAAATGATTCTAGCACacttattacatatatatctataatgaaAAGGTATATCAg AGAAATGGCTAAATGTGTAACTAAACGAAGAGAGATGAGAGCTAAATTGCAAAGCATACAGCAGGAACTCACTAAAGTTTCGATGGAACGTAATTATCTACTTGAAGAGCAGGAAAAACGAAa AAAGTTGGAAGAAGAATTAATAACGtgtgagaatgaaaaaatggtATTACAAAATAAGCTCcaagatattgaaaataatggaTATATCAAAACACATGtatcaaatataatgaaaacaaaagagagctattcgaattctattaaaatatctaaagaAGAAGTTAAACATACTGATCAGATGGGTGTCAAGAATGATACAAAAAGCtctctgaaaagaaaaacaaatttcataaTGGAg gatatcaaaataaattcacCTAATATTCCAGTCCAATCAAAAGGTATTTTAGCTTTAAAGGAACAATATACTGCACGACAAGCTACCAGATCtacgttttctattttaacgaaaaaaccCAGACTTTCCCAAAATTCTGTT gAATCTGTAAAAAACGGTTCAATCACATATGATGGTTTTGGAGGTCACTCGAAGTATGATAAATTTCCTAGTCCTATTCAAAGTGCTAAattaaagagaacgaaagagtgTTTGTCTAAGCCAAGGAAACCTAAACTTGACACAGGAGACAATAAAAAACTTAGTGatttaattatagatatatcatgA
- the LOC124951638 gene encoding E3 ubiquitin-protein ligase TRAIP-like isoform X4, with protein MNIVCVICSDLLMPSDDVFYTPCGHIFHFTCLIQWLERSKSCPQCREKTNQNKIHRIYFNFSNNDTIVEDTSFLQDKVDKLTFQILLKDKDIKHYTEKNENLEKQNTGLRSEVKKAESEVREKETAIHALKEQIKYFRQQCTEVDIINQEVIRLRKRVEDLKNIQLLMDAPAEEVDDMVSKTNDSSTLITYISIMKREMAKCVTKRREMRAKLQSIQQELTKVSMERNYLLEEQEKRKKLEEELITCENEKMVLQNKLQDIENNGYIKTHVSNIMKTKESYSNSIKISKEEVKHTDQMGVKNDTKSSLKRKTNFIMEDIKINSPNIPVQSKGILALKEQYTARQATRSTFSILTKKPRLSQNSVESVKNGSITYDGFGGHSKYDKFPSPIQSAKLKRTKECLSKPRKPKLDTGDNKKLSDLIIDIS; from the exons atgaatattgttTGTGTTATATGCAGTGATTTATTAATGCCATCAGATGATGTGTTTTATACACCATGTGGTCACATTTTTCACTTTACATGTTTAATACAGTGGTTAGAAAG ATCAAAGTCATGTCCGCAGTGtcgagaaaaaacaaatcaaaataAGATACATAgaatctattttaatttctctaatAATGATACTATTGTAGAGGATACATCTTTCTTGCAAGATAAAGTTGACAAACTTACATTTCAAATTTTACTTAAAGACAAGGATATTAAGCATTATACtgagaaaaatgagaatttGGAGAAACAAAATACTGGGTTAAGAAGTGAAGTCAAAAAGGCCGAAAGTGAAGTACGTGAGAAAGAAACTGCCATTCATGcattaaaagaacaaataaagtACTTTAGACAACAATGTACAGAAGTGGATATTATTAATCAGGAAGTCATTAGGTTAAGGAAAAGAGTTgaagatttaaaaaa TATACAACTTTTAATGGATGCTCCTGCTGAGGAAGTAGACGATATGGTTTCTAAAACAAATGATTCTAGCACacttattacatatatatctataatgaaAAG AGAAATGGCTAAATGTGTAACTAAACGAAGAGAGATGAGAGCTAAATTGCAAAGCATACAGCAGGAACTCACTAAAGTTTCGATGGAACGTAATTATCTACTTGAAGAGCAGGAAAAACGAAa AAAGTTGGAAGAAGAATTAATAACGtgtgagaatgaaaaaatggtATTACAAAATAAGCTCcaagatattgaaaataatggaTATATCAAAACACATGtatcaaatataatgaaaacaaaagagagctattcgaattctattaaaatatctaaagaAGAAGTTAAACATACTGATCAGATGGGTGTCAAGAATGATACAAAAAGCtctctgaaaagaaaaacaaatttcataaTGGAg gatatcaaaataaattcacCTAATATTCCAGTCCAATCAAAAGGTATTTTAGCTTTAAAGGAACAATATACTGCACGACAAGCTACCAGATCtacgttttctattttaacgaaaaaaccCAGACTTTCCCAAAATTCTGTT gAATCTGTAAAAAACGGTTCAATCACATATGATGGTTTTGGAGGTCACTCGAAGTATGATAAATTTCCTAGTCCTATTCAAAGTGCTAAattaaagagaacgaaagagtgTTTGTCTAAGCCAAGGAAACCTAAACTTGACACAGGAGACAATAAAAAACTTAGTGatttaattatagatatatcatgA